In the genome of Rhodoplanes sp. Z2-YC6860, one region contains:
- the hfq gene encoding RNA chaperone Hfq gives MAADRAQNLQDTFLNHVRKSKVPLTIFLVNGVKLQGVVTWFDNFCVLLRRDGHSQLVYKHAISTIMPGHPIQLFEGAEEPLGDKA, from the coding sequence ATGGCAGCCGACCGAGCACAAAATCTTCAAGACACATTTCTCAATCACGTACGCAAAAGCAAAGTCCCACTTACGATTTTCCTGGTCAACGGCGTCAAACTGCAGGGCGTCGTAACGTGGTTCGATAACTTCTGCGTCCTGCTGCGGCGGGATGGTCACTCGCAATTGGTGTACAAGCACGCCATATCGACGATCATGCCGGGACATCCGATCCAGTTGTTCGAAGGTGCCGAGGAACCGTTAGGGGACAAGGCCTAG